In Andreesenia angusta, a single genomic region encodes these proteins:
- the purC gene encoding phosphoribosylaminoimidazolesuccinocarboxamide synthase: MKILEMLYEGKAKKVYKTEDPKKYLVEYKDDATAFNGAKKGTISQKGIINNKMSSLLFKMLEEKGIKNHFEGLVSDREMLVKAVEILPIEVIMRNVAAGSLSKKLGIEEGTALKTPILEFCYKDDSLGDPMINDYHIAAMELASEEQLETIKGYAFKINEMLQEFFKEKGIKLIDFKLEFGLYEGEVILADEISPDTCRLWDMSTGEKLDKDRFRNDLGGIEESYNEVLKRIQ, from the coding sequence TTGAAAATACTAGAAATGCTCTACGAGGGAAAGGCTAAGAAAGTTTACAAGACAGAGGATCCTAAGAAATATCTGGTGGAGTACAAAGACGACGCCACAGCTTTTAACGGGGCGAAGAAGGGGACCATCTCGCAGAAGGGGATTATAAACAACAAGATGTCCTCTCTGCTCTTTAAGATGCTGGAGGAAAAAGGCATAAAGAACCACTTTGAAGGGCTTGTAAGCGACAGGGAGATGCTTGTAAAGGCCGTGGAGATACTGCCTATAGAGGTGATAATGAGAAACGTGGCAGCAGGCTCACTTTCCAAGAAGCTGGGAATAGAAGAGGGCACTGCTTTAAAGACTCCTATACTGGAGTTCTGCTACAAAGACGATTCCCTTGGGGACCCTATGATAAACGACTACCATATAGCGGCTATGGAGCTTGCAAGCGAAGAGCAACTTGAAACTATAAAGGGATATGCATTTAAGATAAACGAAATGCTCCAAGAGTTTTTTAAGGAAAAAGGAATAAAACTTATAGACTTCAAGCTGGAGTTCGGGCTATACGAAGGGGAAGTTATACTTGCAGACGAGATATCACCTGATACATGCAGGCTTTGGGACATGAGCACAGGCGAGAAGCTGGACAAGGACAGGTTCAGAAACGACCTTGGAGGAATAGAGGAGTCTTACAACGAAGTTCTAAAGAGAATACAGTGA
- the purF gene encoding amidophosphoribosyltransferase, with translation MHRNSDWDKLSEECGIFGIYGAGYENISSSIYYGLTALQHRGQESAGIAAERDGKMRFHKKMGLVREVFDESILDKMEGDVAIGHVRYSTSGESYEINAQPLVVNYRKQSIALAHNGNLINAKSLREELEEKGSIFQTSTDSEVIAYLMARNYRMGLKEAVKATAGQIEGAFALLIICEGKLIGVRDPNGLRPLSVGVMEGGEYVLSSESCAFDLVGARFLRDVLPGEMVIIDENGLESVVYDKRDTKSLCSFEFVYFARPDSVIDGKSVYMSRIEAGRILAKEHPAVADIVMAVPDSGSVAALGYSQESGIPYAQGLIKNKYLGRTFIQPNQKLREQAVKLKLSVVKEVVKGRSVVLVDDSIVRGTTSARIVAMLKDAGAREIHFRVSSPPVTHSCYFGIDTPDERQLVGAVHSLESVKEIIGVDSLGYISPGGLMESIGMDRSGLCGACFSGNYPMEVPSSGGEFLFEKN, from the coding sequence ATGCATCGAAATTCGGATTGGGACAAGCTAAGCGAAGAGTGCGGAATCTTTGGCATCTACGGTGCAGGATACGAGAACATATCAAGCTCCATATACTACGGCCTTACAGCATTGCAGCACAGAGGGCAGGAGAGCGCGGGAATAGCGGCCGAGAGAGACGGCAAGATGAGGTTTCACAAGAAGATGGGGCTTGTGAGAGAGGTCTTCGACGAAAGCATACTGGATAAGATGGAAGGCGATGTGGCCATAGGACATGTGAGATACTCCACAAGCGGCGAAAGCTACGAGATAAACGCCCAGCCGCTTGTAGTGAACTACAGGAAGCAGTCGATTGCGCTGGCGCATAACGGCAATCTGATAAACGCCAAGTCACTGAGAGAGGAGCTTGAGGAGAAGGGCTCGATATTTCAGACTTCCACAGACAGCGAGGTCATAGCCTACCTTATGGCCAGAAACTACAGGATGGGCTTGAAGGAGGCGGTCAAAGCGACAGCTGGACAGATAGAGGGCGCTTTCGCTCTTCTGATAATCTGCGAAGGGAAGCTTATAGGTGTGAGGGACCCGAACGGGCTAAGACCGCTCTCTGTAGGAGTTATGGAAGGCGGGGAGTATGTGCTGTCATCGGAGAGCTGCGCATTCGACCTTGTAGGGGCGAGATTCCTGAGGGATGTGTTACCAGGCGAGATGGTCATAATAGATGAAAACGGACTGGAGTCAGTCGTATACGACAAGAGAGATACAAAGTCCCTCTGCTCTTTTGAATTTGTCTACTTTGCAAGGCCTGACAGCGTCATAGACGGAAAGAGCGTCTATATGAGCAGGATAGAAGCAGGGAGAATACTTGCAAAAGAGCATCCGGCAGTGGCGGACATAGTAATGGCTGTTCCAGACTCGGGCTCGGTCGCGGCGCTAGGGTACTCCCAGGAGTCAGGCATACCCTATGCCCAGGGGCTTATAAAGAACAAATACCTTGGAAGGACCTTTATACAGCCGAATCAAAAGCTGAGAGAGCAAGCTGTAAAGCTCAAGCTGAGCGTAGTGAAAGAAGTGGTGAAGGGCAGGAGCGTGGTGCTTGTAGACGACTCGATAGTGAGGGGGACTACGAGCGCCAGGATAGTGGCGATGCTGAAAGACGCCGGAGCCAGAGAGATTCACTTCAGGGTGAGTTCTCCGCCGGTGACCCACTCTTGCTACTTCGGCATAGACACTCCAGACGAGAGACAGCTAGTGGGAGCCGTACACAGCTTGGAGAGCGTGAAAGAGATTATAGGGGTAGATAGCCTTGGATATATAAGTCCAGGTGGGCTTATGGAGTCCATAGGTATGGACAGAAGCGGCCTCTGCGGGGCATGCTTCTCTGGAAACTACCCTATGGAGGTTCCGAGCTCAGGGGGGGAATTCCTGTTTGAAAAAAACTAG
- the purM gene encoding phosphoribosylformylglycinamidine cyclo-ligase, whose protein sequence is MKKTRERGGFMVKEKLSYRDSGVDIEEGARAVEMMKSHVKSTYSEDVLCDIGGFGGLFSLNLKGIENPVLVSGTDGVGTKLKLAFMAEKHDTVGIDLVGMCVNDILCQGARPLFFLDYLATGKLEAGKVSEIVGGIADGCNQAGMALIGGETAEMPGFYTEGEYDLAGFAVGIVDRDKIVDGRDIVDGDVLIGLPSSGIHSNGYSLVREIFLNRGNCDLNEYSESLGGTLGEVLLRPTRIYVKPVLDVLDKFKVKGMVHVTGGGFYENIPRVLPENMGAEITLGSWDVPEIFGEVKRMGNINEDEMYRTFNMGIGYILFVEPGIKKAVIESLEDMGECSYEIGKVRAGIDGVKLCQG, encoded by the coding sequence TTGAAAAAAACTAGAGAGAGGGGTGGCTTTATGGTAAAGGAAAAGCTTAGCTACAGAGATTCCGGCGTGGATATAGAAGAAGGTGCTAGAGCGGTCGAGATGATGAAATCTCATGTGAAGTCGACTTACAGCGAGGACGTGCTTTGCGACATAGGCGGGTTCGGAGGGCTTTTCAGCCTGAACCTCAAGGGGATAGAAAACCCTGTGCTTGTCTCTGGGACAGACGGAGTCGGGACAAAGCTCAAGCTGGCCTTTATGGCGGAAAAGCACGACACGGTGGGCATAGACCTTGTGGGAATGTGTGTAAACGACATACTCTGCCAGGGCGCTAGGCCGCTTTTCTTTTTAGACTATCTGGCTACAGGCAAGCTTGAAGCTGGTAAGGTTTCGGAGATAGTTGGCGGAATAGCAGATGGATGCAACCAGGCAGGCATGGCTCTTATAGGCGGAGAGACAGCGGAGATGCCAGGGTTCTATACTGAAGGGGAGTACGACTTGGCTGGGTTCGCCGTTGGAATAGTGGACAGAGACAAGATAGTTGACGGAAGGGATATAGTTGACGGAGACGTGCTGATAGGGCTGCCTTCAAGCGGGATACACAGCAACGGCTACTCTCTTGTGAGAGAGATATTTTTAAACAGAGGCAACTGCGACTTAAACGAATACAGTGAAAGTCTCGGCGGGACACTTGGGGAAGTGCTGCTTAGGCCTACTAGGATCTACGTAAAACCTGTTTTAGATGTGCTGGATAAGTTTAAAGTCAAGGGGATGGTGCATGTTACAGGGGGAGGATTTTACGAAAACATCCCGAGAGTGCTGCCGGAAAACATGGGAGCAGAGATAACACTTGGAAGCTGGGATGTGCCTGAGATATTCGGTGAAGTGAAGAGAATGGGGAATATAAACGAAGACGAGATGTACAGGACTTTCAACATGGGAATAGGCTATATACTGTTTGTGGAGCCTGGCATAAAGAAGGCCGTAATAGAAAGCCTTGAGGATATGGGGGAGTGTTCGTACGAGATAGGGAAAGTAAGAGCGGGAATAGACGGGGTGAAGTTATGTCAGGGCTAA
- the purN gene encoding phosphoribosylglycinamide formyltransferase, translating into MSGLRIAVMASGNGSNLQALIDAGKSGNLGGCVELVISGSIESHALLRAEKSDIDSLYVRSMVRDGGTVLEELKKKKIGLVVLAGYMDILGSDFVEAYRGRIINIHPSLIPSFSGMGYYGQKVHSAVIERGVKLTGATVHFVDEGADTGPIIIQKPVTVEDKDTPETIGKKVLEVEHEIIVEAVRLYCKGKLDLSKGRVEILS; encoded by the coding sequence ATGTCAGGGCTAAGGATAGCTGTGATGGCCTCGGGAAACGGCAGCAATCTTCAGGCACTTATAGATGCAGGGAAAAGCGGAAATCTAGGTGGTTGCGTAGAGCTCGTTATATCAGGCTCTATAGAATCACACGCACTCCTGAGGGCTGAGAAAAGCGACATAGACTCACTCTATGTCAGAAGCATGGTAAGAGACGGAGGAACGGTACTAGAGGAGCTTAAAAAGAAAAAGATAGGACTTGTAGTGCTGGCGGGGTATATGGACATCCTTGGGAGTGATTTTGTGGAGGCATACAGGGGCAGGATTATAAATATACATCCGTCCTTGATACCTAGTTTTTCGGGGATGGGATATTACGGACAGAAAGTTCATAGCGCTGTGATTGAAAGGGGAGTCAAGCTGACGGGAGCTACAGTCCACTTTGTGGACGAAGGGGCAGATACAGGACCCATAATAATTCAAAAGCCTGTGACAGTTGAGGATAAAGACACCCCAGAGACTATAGGAAAAAAGGTGCTAGAAGTCGAACACGAGATAATAGTGGAGGCGGTGAGACTTTACTGCAAAGGAAAACTGGACTTGTCAAAGGGAAGAGTGGAAATACTCAGCTGA
- the purD gene encoding phosphoribosylamine--glycine ligase, with protein sequence MKLLVVGSGAREHALVWKLSRSAHVESIYCAPGNPGIAEIAETVDIEATDIDGLLNFAKAREIDLVVVGPEQPLVMGISDRFKSEGIKLFGPDKRCSRLEGSKTFSKAFMKKYGVPTARYEEYNNLEEAIFGLKNFDLPVVIKADGLAAGKGVVVAENRQKAAEALRDMMESGRFGYAGKSVVVEEFLDGVEASLLCFVDGSTIVTMESARDYKKAFDGDTGPNTGGMGACSPNSAYEGDVAKSVEEKVLKPIVEGLIAENMDYRGVLFIGLMICKGGPKVLEFNVRFGDPETQALMPRLETDLVEVLDAVVEGKLKEIDLEWSEKCTACIVLSSDGYPELYETGKEITGLKDVEDTLVFQGGTKLEDGKLLTNGGRVLSVVSCGDTIEDARRSAYKGAEKIKFEGKRHRGDIGL encoded by the coding sequence TTGAAACTGCTAGTAGTGGGAAGTGGGGCGAGAGAGCATGCCTTGGTCTGGAAATTGTCTAGGAGCGCTCACGTGGAGAGCATATACTGCGCTCCGGGAAACCCAGGCATAGCCGAGATTGCGGAGACAGTGGACATAGAGGCTACTGACATAGATGGGCTTTTAAACTTTGCCAAGGCAAGAGAGATAGATCTTGTCGTTGTAGGGCCGGAGCAGCCCCTTGTGATGGGAATTTCAGACCGCTTTAAGTCAGAGGGGATAAAACTGTTCGGGCCGGACAAGAGATGCAGCAGGCTAGAGGGTAGCAAGACTTTTTCAAAAGCTTTTATGAAAAAATACGGAGTGCCTACTGCAAGATATGAGGAATACAATAACTTGGAAGAGGCCATATTTGGGCTTAAGAATTTCGACCTTCCCGTAGTGATAAAAGCTGACGGGCTGGCCGCTGGCAAAGGCGTAGTTGTAGCCGAGAACAGGCAGAAGGCCGCAGAAGCACTTAGAGATATGATGGAGAGCGGAAGGTTCGGGTATGCTGGCAAAAGCGTAGTAGTGGAGGAGTTTCTAGATGGGGTGGAAGCTTCTCTGCTCTGCTTTGTGGACGGCTCAACCATAGTGACTATGGAAAGCGCCAGAGACTACAAAAAAGCTTTTGATGGAGACACTGGACCCAATACAGGCGGTATGGGAGCATGCTCTCCAAACTCTGCATACGAAGGAGATGTTGCAAAGTCTGTGGAGGAAAAAGTGCTTAAGCCAATAGTCGAAGGACTTATTGCTGAAAATATGGACTACAGAGGAGTGCTCTTCATAGGGCTTATGATATGCAAGGGCGGACCAAAGGTGCTTGAGTTCAACGTCAGGTTTGGAGACCCCGAAACCCAGGCTCTGATGCCTAGACTAGAAACAGATCTTGTAGAGGTACTAGACGCAGTAGTCGAAGGCAAGTTAAAAGAGATAGATCTAGAGTGGTCGGAGAAATGCACAGCATGTATTGTGCTTTCATCAGATGGATACCCAGAGCTATACGAGACAGGCAAAGAGATAACGGGGCTTAAAGATGTCGAAGATACGCTTGTGTTTCAAGGCGGGACGAAGCTTGAAGACGGCAAGCTTCTGACCAACGGAGGCCGCGTGCTGAGCGTTGTATCTTGCGGAGATACGATTGAAGATGCAAGAAGAAGCGCATACAAAGGTGCAGAGAAGATAAAATTCGAGGGGAAAAGACATAGAGGTGACATAGGACTATAG
- a CDS encoding DUF5058 family protein: MDYMQMANSIPMWIASGLAVFLVVIQAALFVKKSYNTGKEMGITEHQMKSAMRSSFITSIGPSLVILTGVLALLVTVGGPMAWMRLSFIGSVMFELMAVGAGTEAVGVKLGVDPVTNVAFASAVWTMILGSIGWIVVATLGADKMDKLQSKVSSKDPGIIKAISIAAMLGAFGSMVSGHLIAMNRNTVAALAGGLIMAVVTMFSEKDGFKWLKEWGFAVALFGGMLVAALV; this comes from the coding sequence ATGGATTACATGCAGATGGCAAACAGTATTCCCATGTGGATAGCGTCAGGACTGGCAGTGTTTTTGGTAGTGATTCAAGCAGCACTATTTGTAAAAAAGTCATACAACACAGGTAAAGAAATGGGGATTACAGAACATCAGATGAAGTCGGCAATGAGAAGCAGCTTTATAACTTCGATAGGGCCTTCGCTAGTCATACTGACAGGAGTTCTAGCCCTTCTAGTTACAGTTGGAGGCCCGATGGCCTGGATGAGACTTTCGTTTATAGGCTCTGTTATGTTCGAGCTTATGGCAGTTGGAGCAGGGACAGAGGCGGTTGGAGTTAAGCTTGGAGTTGATCCAGTTACAAATGTGGCGTTCGCAAGCGCAGTTTGGACTATGATACTTGGATCTATAGGATGGATAGTTGTGGCAACTCTCGGAGCGGACAAGATGGACAAGCTTCAAAGCAAAGTGTCTAGTAAGGACCCAGGGATAATAAAGGCTATATCCATAGCTGCAATGCTTGGAGCTTTCGGATCTATGGTTTCGGGACACCTTATAGCGATGAACAGAAACACAGTGGCGGCACTGGCAGGTGGACTTATAATGGCGGTTGTAACAATGTTCTCGGAAAAAGATGGATTCAAGTGGCTAAAGGAATGGGGATTTGCAGTAGCTCTCTTCGGAGGAATGCTTGTGGCGGCACTTGTTTAA
- a CDS encoding amidohydrolase: MSNMLEKAKQIEEYVISFRRDLHRHPELSNKEFRTQERIMEELDKLGVPYEKVGTTSLIANIKGGKPGKTVALRGDMDALPIIEETEIDFKSENQGVMHGCGHDAHAAMLLGAAKLLSEMKDELAGEVRLFFQEGEENFSGAKMIIEAGGMEGVDACFGMHLMPGLETGYVDITPGYRMAGCDNMYVRFEGVSGHGSAPHLAKDTIHPASTFVTDLQGIVAKNVDARHPIVISVGKFDGGTRANVVAKYTQLDISMRSFTPESREAAIEGIKRHAKAIAEAYEIKSEVILEESAISLYNDEEIVEIASQSAIEVFGEGKNIALDKFMGSEDMAYYFEHAKGAYAMLGYRNESKEAIYYPHHEKYKIDEDALKYGTALHVQFAIDFLSR, from the coding sequence ATGTCTAATATGCTTGAAAAAGCGAAACAAATAGAGGAATATGTAATCAGCTTCAGAAGGGACCTTCACAGACACCCTGAGCTGAGCAACAAGGAATTCAGGACCCAAGAGAGAATAATGGAAGAGCTTGACAAGCTAGGAGTACCTTACGAAAAAGTGGGAACAACTTCGCTTATAGCCAATATAAAGGGTGGTAAGCCAGGCAAAACAGTAGCTCTGAGGGGAGATATGGATGCCCTCCCTATAATAGAAGAGACGGAGATAGACTTCAAGTCCGAAAACCAAGGGGTGATGCACGGATGCGGACACGATGCCCACGCTGCGATGCTTCTAGGGGCTGCCAAGCTTCTTTCAGAGATGAAGGACGAATTAGCTGGAGAAGTGAGACTGTTTTTCCAAGAGGGAGAGGAGAATTTCTCTGGAGCCAAGATGATAATAGAAGCAGGAGGAATGGAAGGCGTGGACGCTTGCTTTGGAATGCACCTTATGCCAGGGCTTGAGACAGGATATGTGGACATAACCCCAGGTTACAGGATGGCGGGCTGTGACAATATGTACGTCAGGTTTGAGGGCGTTTCAGGACATGGTTCGGCTCCACACCTTGCAAAGGATACAATCCATCCGGCGTCAACTTTCGTTACAGACCTTCAGGGGATAGTGGCGAAAAACGTAGATGCAAGACACCCTATAGTTATTTCGGTAGGGAAGTTCGACGGAGGAACCAGGGCTAATGTAGTCGCTAAGTACACGCAGCTAGATATCTCTATGAGGTCATTCACTCCGGAGTCAAGGGAAGCGGCAATAGAGGGAATAAAGAGACATGCCAAGGCAATAGCTGAGGCCTATGAAATAAAGTCGGAAGTCATTCTAGAGGAAAGCGCAATAAGCCTTTACAATGACGAAGAAATAGTGGAGATTGCAAGCCAGAGCGCTATTGAAGTGTTTGGCGAAGGCAAAAATATAGCCTTAGACAAGTTTATGGGTTCTGAGGACATGGCCTACTACTTTGAGCATGCCAAAGGAGCGTATGCAATGCTTGGCTACAGAAACGAGTCAAAAGAGGCCATATACTATCCGCACCACGAGAAGTACAAGATAGACGAAGACGCGCTGAAGTATGGAACGGCACTTCATGTACAGTTTGCAATAGATTTTTTAAGTAGATAA
- a CDS encoding PucR family transcriptional regulator: MGITVREMLELEYFKDFKVIAGHRGIDRQIQGVAVLDAPDGFKWTKGKELVISSGYIFSQQPETLEKYALEGPIDRIAGLGIKVDRYMKEIPKVVIEAFEKKGTPLIWIPNEPAWMDVVNQLNVLVMNNSIKRFKIGAINPMNYSNLTYESRKIDKILSHIEDEMGFPAMVYDLTSDKHYYSSSRFNEISEGIETSEFWSPGLEHTVEVLCDNLNIVRYKVKSESYSQPYSWITVPITVGDEKKAYFVIVEADDTMDYFDQFVLRIGFLLLQSLYEQMLVAQSIKDLGVEKFVSDIISKNLEGEEQISKRAAEVGLDTSKESIIVAVRQRGGDVNLSSYRDEIQSVAVNTIRKIGGRAVITLDGVCVLIFPLDEKSTAEKGLEQIFNGLEEFESRFKKKEASADFVFGVSDIPDRITNIRRNYERAVQSVKMGCIIYPDRKRISYSELGLFAWMDVKEDELDIMLKSIDRLIESDTDGELLDTLRVYLECQMNYSLTSKKIFVHINTVRKRVARISELISFDLDEPTNRLKLEMVLKFLQR; this comes from the coding sequence ATGGGGATAACAGTTCGGGAGATGCTTGAACTTGAATATTTTAAAGACTTCAAAGTAATAGCAGGGCATAGAGGTATAGACAGGCAGATACAAGGTGTGGCCGTGCTAGATGCACCTGACGGCTTCAAATGGACCAAAGGCAAGGAGCTTGTAATATCTTCAGGGTATATATTCAGTCAGCAGCCTGAGACACTTGAAAAGTACGCATTGGAAGGTCCGATAGACAGAATAGCAGGACTTGGAATAAAAGTTGACAGGTACATGAAGGAAATTCCCAAAGTCGTAATAGAGGCTTTTGAGAAAAAAGGAACTCCGCTTATATGGATACCTAATGAACCAGCATGGATGGATGTAGTAAATCAGCTGAATGTACTTGTGATGAACAATAGTATAAAGAGGTTTAAAATAGGGGCTATAAACCCAATGAACTACTCTAACTTGACTTACGAGTCGAGGAAGATAGACAAGATACTTTCACATATAGAGGACGAGATGGGATTTCCGGCCATGGTCTACGACTTGACTTCAGACAAGCACTATTACAGCTCGTCTAGATTCAACGAAATTTCAGAGGGCATAGAGACAAGCGAATTCTGGAGTCCAGGGCTTGAACACACTGTAGAGGTGCTCTGCGACAACTTGAACATAGTCAGGTACAAAGTCAAGAGCGAGAGCTACAGTCAGCCTTACAGCTGGATAACAGTTCCAATAACAGTAGGGGATGAGAAAAAAGCCTACTTTGTAATAGTAGAGGCTGACGACACAATGGACTACTTTGACCAGTTTGTGCTCAGAATAGGTTTTCTGCTGCTACAGTCGCTCTACGAGCAGATGCTTGTAGCCCAGAGCATAAAGGACCTAGGAGTAGAGAAGTTTGTTTCGGATATAATCTCTAAGAACTTAGAAGGCGAGGAGCAGATATCCAAAAGAGCGGCGGAAGTAGGGTTAGATACCAGCAAAGAGAGCATTATAGTGGCGGTAAGGCAAAGAGGTGGCGATGTAAATCTCTCTAGCTACAGAGACGAAATTCAGTCTGTGGCAGTGAATACAATCAGAAAAATAGGGGGAAGAGCAGTGATTACGCTAGATGGCGTCTGTGTGCTCATATTCCCTCTAGATGAGAAGTCCACAGCGGAAAAGGGGCTAGAGCAGATATTTAACGGCTTAGAGGAGTTCGAGTCGAGATTTAAAAAGAAAGAAGCAAGTGCCGACTTTGTATTCGGGGTTTCAGATATACCGGACAGGATCACGAATATAAGAAGAAACTACGAGCGTGCAGTGCAGTCTGTCAAGATGGGATGCATAATATACCCAGACAGAAAGCGGATAAGCTACTCTGAGCTAGGGCTGTTTGCTTGGATGGACGTAAAAGAGGACGAGCTAGATATAATGCTCAAAAGCATAGACAGGCTTATAGAATCGGATACAGACGGAGAACTTCTAGACACGCTCAGAGTGTATTTAGAGTGCCAGATGAACTACAGCTTGACTTCCAAGAAGATATTTGTGCATATAAATACAGTCAGAAAGAGAGTGGCCAGAATAAGTGAGCTTATAAGTTTCGACTTAGATGAGCCCACAAATAGGCTTAAGCTTGAAATGGTACTTAAGTTTTTACAGAGGTGA
- a CDS encoding YkvA family protein, protein MEELRKSEEYVRGGIWSKLKRTASKVPFVADAVALYFCALDTKTPIHAKVTALSALAYFITPVDGVMDAVPLLGYGDDAGAIALALSALGKHITDEHRQKTEEWLSGAELKKAQTLSLRFFTLWKTPASLRFSLNR, encoded by the coding sequence ATGGAAGAGTTGAGGAAGAGTGAAGAATACGTCAGAGGTGGCATATGGAGCAAGTTGAAGAGAACGGCTTCCAAGGTTCCATTTGTAGCCGATGCTGTAGCGCTCTATTTCTGTGCGCTAGATACAAAGACGCCTATTCATGCGAAAGTCACGGCACTTTCGGCACTTGCTTACTTTATAACGCCTGTGGATGGAGTGATGGACGCTGTACCATTGCTTGGGTATGGAGATGACGCCGGAGCCATAGCGCTTGCACTGTCTGCACTTGGAAAGCATATCACAGATGAGCATAGGCAAAAAACCGAAGAATGGCTCAGCGGAGCGGAGCTGAAAAAAGCGCAGACTCTAAGTCTGCGCTTTTTTACTCTGTGGAAGACCCCGGCCTCACTCCGATTTTCCTTAAACCGATGA
- a CDS encoding lysylphosphatidylglycerol synthase transmembrane domain-containing protein, whose amino-acid sequence MKILRKIKWPLLVALFLFASVYYWDVLENILDEIKKLPFSALLISLALGTGFFVFEGKIIQSLANKYVPSFSYRQGLECAYYCAFYRFTTLGTGTGISEVYYLSKSGVPASKATGVGLVQYAFQKITIAVYGAVSFIAFSESLSSAIKPYAKFIAVGTLLTALVATFLISASTSKKLASLLILFLDSIAAKFEKHGAKIDEAKKSIATLQEAGSLLLKDRKRLVILLTSNVFKLTCWYLIPAMILYRSSSLSVWSLIALMAMCNMLAGVIPAPSGVGPLEFTFFLLFGKVADIGVVGSAFITYRFSSWIFPFLVGFIFIGLRKIGVRPGSSTE is encoded by the coding sequence ATGAAAATCTTGAGAAAAATAAAATGGCCTCTTCTTGTAGCCCTTTTCCTCTTTGCATCAGTCTACTACTGGGACGTACTTGAAAATATACTGGACGAGATTAAAAAACTGCCTTTTAGTGCGCTTTTGATAAGCTTGGCGCTGGGAACAGGCTTCTTTGTCTTTGAGGGCAAGATAATACAGTCTCTGGCCAATAAATACGTGCCCAGCTTCAGCTACAGACAAGGACTAGAGTGCGCGTACTACTGCGCCTTCTACAGATTTACCACTCTCGGTACAGGTACAGGTATTTCCGAAGTATACTACCTCAGCAAAAGCGGAGTCCCTGCTTCCAAGGCCACTGGCGTTGGGCTGGTGCAGTACGCCTTCCAGAAGATAACGATAGCTGTCTACGGAGCTGTTTCCTTTATTGCATTCTCCGAGAGCTTAAGCTCCGCAATCAAGCCCTATGCCAAGTTTATAGCCGTAGGAACCCTCTTAACAGCCTTGGTGGCTACATTCCTGATTTCGGCCAGCACTTCAAAAAAGCTTGCAAGCCTTTTGATTCTATTTTTAGACAGTATTGCAGCAAAGTTCGAAAAGCATGGCGCCAAGATAGACGAGGCCAAGAAAAGCATAGCCACACTTCAAGAGGCGGGCTCACTTCTGCTGAAGGATAGAAAAAGGCTTGTAATCCTGCTGACTTCCAACGTGTTCAAGCTGACTTGCTGGTATCTAATCCCCGCTATGATCTTATATAGATCGAGCAGCTTAAGCGTCTGGAGCTTGATCGCCCTTATGGCCATGTGCAATATGCTTGCCGGGGTCATACCGGCCCCGTCCGGCGTTGGCCCTTTGGAGTTTACTTTTTTCCTGCTGTTTGGAAAGGTGGCTGACATTGGAGTAGTGGGCTCTGCATTTATAACATATAGGTTTTCAAGCTGGATATTCCCATTTCTAGTCGGATTCATATTCATCGGTTTAAGGAAAATCGGAGTGAGGCCGGGGTCTTCCACAGAGTAA
- a CDS encoding CDGSH iron-sulfur domain-containing protein → MSEKTIKILKNGPYIVSGDIPISERIITPVGKGYVLKDGQKFKAGAVYSLCRCGNSKNAPYCDGSHGDFDGEETASREKFKERVDLCEGQEIDMLDDHRCALARFCHRDTGSAWELVKKSDDPELKEEAIKAAVECPAGRLVVFDKQGNEIEPDYSPEIEVLQDPEKGVSGPLAIKGNIPVVSSDGHVYEIRNRVTLCRCGSSKNKPFCDGRHIRAKFKDGLID, encoded by the coding sequence ATGTCTGAAAAAACTATAAAAATACTCAAAAATGGACCGTACATAGTGTCGGGAGATATACCTATTTCAGAGAGGATAATAACACCGGTCGGAAAGGGATATGTGCTTAAAGATGGACAGAAGTTCAAAGCAGGTGCAGTTTACAGCCTTTGCAGATGTGGGAATTCTAAAAATGCCCCGTACTGCGATGGGTCCCATGGGGACTTCGACGGAGAAGAGACCGCTTCCAGGGAGAAATTCAAGGAAAGGGTGGACTTGTGCGAAGGCCAGGAGATAGACATGCTAGACGACCATAGGTGCGCACTAGCTAGGTTCTGCCACAGGGACACGGGCAGCGCCTGGGAGCTTGTAAAAAAGTCAGACGACCCGGAACTTAAGGAAGAGGCTATAAAAGCCGCTGTAGAGTGCCCAGCGGGGAGGCTTGTTGTATTCGACAAGCAGGGAAACGAGATAGAGCCTGACTATAGCCCGGAAATAGAGGTGCTTCAAGATCCAGAGAAGGGAGTCAGCGGACCGCTTGCCATAAAGGGAAATATCCCTGTTGTGTCGTCTGATGGACACGTATACGAAATCAGAAACAGGGTGACGCTATGCAGATGTGGCAGCTCTAAAAACAAGCCTTTCTGCGATGGAAGACATATAA